Genomic segment of Sphingopyxis sp. QXT-31:
CAACTGGTGGGAAAAGGGCGTGTTGCAGACGCTCGGCGGCCTCTTCCTGCGGCCCGGCGTGCTGATCCGCCGCTATATCGAAAGCGACCGCGACATCCTCGTCAAGGCGGTGCCCTATATCGCGGTGGCGCTGGCGCTGAACTATGCGCTGCGCGCGCGCTTCCTGCCCGGAAGCACCACGACCGACCTTTCGGTGATCGAGATGCTGCAGAACGAGCCGCTGGTCATCCCGCTGCTGTCGGCGGCGATCTCGGCGCTGGTGCTGCACTTCATCTTCTACCGCAGCGGAACGGCGGGCCTGTTCGGCACGATCGTGATGCGCCTCTATGTGCTCGCGCAGGCGACGTTGCTGGTCGTGTTCGCAGACCTCTTGATGGAGTTGTTCCTCGCCAACCGAAGCATCGGGCGCAACCTCGCGCGCCTGACGGTCGGGATCGGCTATACCATCTTCGCCGTGCGGGAGTTCTACGCGGGCGAAGGTCGTGGGGGTTGGATCCGCGCGATCGCCGCCGTCCTAAGCGGCGAACTCGCGCTGATCCTGTTCATCTTCACCCCCGCCGCGATGATCGAGGGCGCGGGCCTGCTCGATTAGCGGATCGGCGAATCGGGGGCGAGCCGCATATCTAGATAGTTATCGAGCGACTTCATCAACTGGTCGAGTTCATGCTCGAAGAAGTGATTCGCGCGCGGAATCTCGTCGTGATGGATGGTGATGCCCTTTTGCGTGCGCAGCTTGTCGACCAGCTTCTGCACGGCCGAGGGCGGCACGATCTCGTCCTGCCCGCCCGCGACGATGATGCCCGAAGAGGGGCAGGGGGCGAGGAAGCTGAAGTCGTACATGTTCGCCGGCGGCGCGACCGACAGGAAGCCGCGGATCTCGGGGCGGCGCATCAGAAGCTGCATGCCGATCCACGCGCCGAAGCTGAAGCCGGCGATCCACGTCGTCTGCGCCTCGGGATGGATCGACTGGACCCAGTCGAGCGCGGAGGCGGCATCGCTCAGCTCGCCGATGCCATTGTCGAACGTGCCCTGGCTGCGGCCGACGCCGCGGAAGTTGAAGCGCAGCACCGCAAAACCGCGCGCGACGAAGCTCTTGTACATCGCCTGGGTGATGCGGTCGTTCATCGTGCCGCCGCCCTGCGGATGCGGGTGCAGGATCAGCGCGACCGGCGCGCGCGGGCGCGGCGGCGGCGAGAAACGGCCTTCGATACGGCCCTCGGGGCCGGGGAAAATCACGTCGGGCATGGGCGCACCTTTATGTTCTGGGGCTTGCCACCGATTCGCCGGACGGCGGGGTGGCGGAGCGAAGACACGCGCCTATATAGAAAATAGGTCTCAACATGCAACTTTTGCGAATCGTTCGCAAAAAGGGTGTAAAATCCCGGCTTACCCTTCTCCGTTCGTGTCGAGCGAAGTCGAGACACGCGAAGGCACGCGCTCCCCATATGTGTCTCGACTACGCTCGACACGAACGGGTTTAGGGGGCACATGCCGCGCATGATCTACCTCGATTATCAGGCCACGACGCCGCTCGCGCCCGAGGCGCGCGAAGCGATGCTGCGCTGGCTGGAGGGGCCGAAAGGCGACGGTTTCGCCAACCCGTCGAGCACCCACAAGGCGGGGCGCGCCGCCGCCGCGGCGGTCGAGGTTGCGCGCGACCAGGTCGCGGCGCTGCTACCCAAGGGCGGGCGGCTCTTCTTCACCTCGGGCGCGACCGAGGCGCTCAACTGGGCGCTGCTGCGCGGGGCCGAAGCCATGCCCGGCGGCGTGGCGGGGCTCAGCATCGAGCATGCCGCGTCGTTGCAATGCCTCGAACGGCTCCACGCCGCGATCCTGCCCGTCGATGGCGAGGGGCTCGCGCTGCCGCCCGACGCCGACCTGATCCCGGAAGGTGGTATCGTCGCCGCGATGCTGGTGAACAACGAGGTCGGCACGATCCAGCCGGTCGCCGACTTTGCCGCCGCCGCGCACAAGAAAAACAGCCTGCTGCTCTGCGACGCGGTGCAGGGTTGTGGCCGCGTCGCGATCCCCGACGGCCCCGATTTGATCGCGATCTCTGCGCACAAGATTCACGGACCCAAGGGTATCGGCGCCCTGTGGGTCAGGGACGGCGTCGACCTGCCGCCCTTGATGTTCGGCGGCGCGCAGGAACAGGGGATGCGCTCGGGCACCGTCTCCCCCGCGCTATGTGCCGGTTTCGGCGCCGCGGCGGCGCTCGCGGCCGAGCGTTTCGACGAGGATGCGGCGCACGCCGAACGGCTGTGGTCGCTCGCGCTCGAGATGCTCCCAGAATGGACGATCAACGGTTCTTCGGAGCGCCGCTACCACGGCAATCTCAACATCCGCCGCGAGGGCGTGAACGGCCTCCGCCTGATGTCCGACGCGCGCAATATCGCTTTCTCGCTCGGCAGCGCCTGCGGCAGCGGGTCGGGCAAGGTCAGCCATGTGCTGCGCGCGATGGGGGTGAGCGAAGCCGACGCGCGCGCCTCGATCCGCCTCGGCTGGGGCCGCTACACGAGCGAGGCCGCGTTGCGCGAAGGGCTGCAAACGATCAAGGATGCCGCGCGGCTCCAGGGGGTTAACTGATGCGCGTCACCTTCATCCACGCCGACGGCAAGGGACGCACGGAGGCCGAGGCCGAGCCCGGCAGCATCCTGCTCGATGTCGCCCAGGCGCACCTGATGCCGCTCGAAGGGACGTGCGAGGGGCAGATGGCCTGCTCGACCTGCCACGTCATCGTCGACAAGGCGGATTTCGACCGCCTCCCCGAAGCCAGCGAGATGGAGGAGGACATGCTCGACCTCGCCGCCGGCGCCCGCCGTACCAGCCGCCTGTCGTGCCAGATCCTGCTGACGCCCGACCTCGACGGCCTCACCGTCCACATTCCCGCCGAAAGCCGCAACATGCAGGGGCCGCGCTGATGAAGAAATTGCTCCTTGCCGCGGCCGCGCTGCTGCTCGCCTCCTGCTCGTCGGTTCCGCCCGAACCCGGCGGCGACACCTTCACTTTCAGCGATGGCCTCCGCGATATCGAGGAACGCGCCGGCGGCCGGCTCGGTTTCGCGGTGGTCGACCACAAGGGGCGGCTGATCCTCGGCAGCAACGACAATGATCGTTTCGCGATGTGCTCGACCTTCAAATTGCTGCTCGCGGGTCAGGTGCTACGCGGCGCCACGAGGGGCGGCCCGTCGCTGCGTACGCCGCTGCCTTTCACCAAGGCCGATATCGTCTTCCACTCGCCCTATACCGAGGCCAATCTCGCATCGGGCGAACTCCGTTTGGGCTTCGCGGCCGAGCAGATCGTCAAGGTCAGCGACAATGCCGCCGCGAACCTGATCCTCAAGGCGACGGGCGGCCCCGAAGCCTTCACCCGCCGCATGCGCGAGATGGGCGACGCAGTGACGCGGCTCGACCGTTTCGAGACGATCCTCAACGAAAATGCCCTCGGCGACCCGCGCGACACCACCACTCCGCAGGCGATGGCGAAGAGCGCGGCGAAGATCGTCTATGGCGATTACCTCGATCCCGCGCATCGCAAGTCGCTGCGCCAATGGATGGTCGACAGCCAGACCGGGCTCGGCCGCATCCGCGCCGGCCTCCCCGCGGGCTGGGTTGCGGGCGACAAGACCGGCAGCTGCGGCAACGCTTATAACGACGTCGCCTTCGTCGAGCTGCCCGACGGCGGCAAATATATCGTCGCCGTCTATCTCGACCGGCCGAAGGTCGAGGGCGCCGCCGCCAACGCGATCATCGCCGAGGTGACGCGCGCGATCGCCGAGGATCTGCCCAAGGTCCCGAGCCTCCGCCAATAGCGGCGCTTGATTTTCGCCGCACCCGCCGCCATATGCGCCGCGGGAGTCGGGCGGACGTGGTCTTCGCCAACCCGGTCAGGTCCGGAAGGAAGCAGCCGCAACGAATTCGCCGCGGGTCGTTCCGGCTCCCACCCATTTCCCCCTTCGACAAGCGCGCCGACCGTCCCTAAGACGGATCGCATGAGCGATTCCGCCGACGACGAACCGACAATGCTGTGCATGGATTTGCCGGAGACGCCCGCGCCTTCGGCTTCCTCCGGGCCCTACCGCGTCCTCGCGCGTAAATATCGCCCGCAGACGTTCGCCGAGTTGATCGGGCAGGACGCGATGGTGAAGACGCTGGGCAACGCCATCGCGCGCGACCGGCTCGCGCATGCCTTCCTGATGACCGGGGTGCGCGGGGTCGGCAAGACGTCGACCGCGCGCCTGATCGCCAAGGCGCTCAATTGCATCGGCCCCGACGGGCAGGGCGGGCCGACGATCGATCCGTGCGGTATCTGCGAGCCGTGCCGCGCGATCACCGAAGGGCGCCATATCGACGTGATCGAGATGGACGCCGCGTCGAACACCGGCGTCGACGACGTGCGCGAAATCATCGAGGCGGTGCGCTACGCCGCGGTCTCGGCGCGCTACAAGATCTACATCATCGACGAAGTGCATATGTTGTCGCGCAACGCGTTCAACGCGCTCTTGAAGACGCTCGAAGAGCCGCCGCCGCACGTCAAATTCCTGTTCGCGACCACCGAAGTGAACAAGGTCCCGGTGACGGTGCTGTCGCGCTGCCAGCGCTTCGACCTCCGCCGCATCACGCCCGACATGCTCTTCGCGCATTTCAGCTCGATCCTGCAAAAGGAAGGCGTCGAGGCCGAGGCGCCCGCGATCTGGCTGATCGCCAACGCCGCCGAGGGATCGGTGCGCGACGGCCTGTCGATCCTCGACCAGGCGATCGCGCACGCCGATCTCGACGGCGGCGGCAAGGTGAGCGCCGACCAGGTGCGCGTGATGCTCGGCCTGTCGGACCGCTCGTCGATTGCGAACCTGATGGCGACGATCCTCGAGGGCGACGCTGGCGGCGCGATCGACCTTGCGCGCGGCCAATATGCGCTGGGCATCGAGCCCGTCGCGATGGTGCGCGGGCTGATGGACCTGACGCATGCGATTACCTTGGCAAAGGTGTCGCGTCACGAGGACCCGGCGCTGGCGCAGGTCGACCGCGAACGCATCGTCGATTGGGCGCAGAAGCTCGGCTTCGCGCCGCTCAACCGCCTCTGGCAGCTCTTGCTCAAGGGGCATGACGAGGTGCTGCGCGCGAACAATCCGCTCGAGCATCTCGAAATGCTGCTGCTGCGCGTGATCTATGCCGCGTCGATGCCCGATCCGGGCGAGCTGGCGAAACTGCTCGAAAGCGGCAGCTTCCCGACGGCGCCGCTGCCCGCGCCCGCTGCTCCGGCCCAGGACGCGACGGCGAGCGCGCCCGAACCGGTCGCCGCCGAAGCCGGAGCGCCCGCATCGGGGCTCACCGTCGCGCAGATTCACCAGCTGCTCGAAAGCACCGGAAATCATCGGCTTGCGGTCGATGTTTACGATCATCTGCGAATCATCGCGCTCGAACCGGGCGTCATCGAGTTCGCCGCGGTGCCCGCGCTTGCCGACGGCTTCGCGCGCGAGCTTGGCGAGGCGCTGCTGAACACCACCGGCAGCCGCTGGCAGGTGCGCAGCGGCGCGGGCGAAGGGCGGCCGAGCCTCGGCCAGATCCGGAGCGCCAGCCTGGCCGACAACGACCAGCGCATCCGCGAGCTGCCCGTGGTCAAGGCTGCTTTCGCCGCTTTTCCCGACGCGGCGCTTGAACCCTCCGACGACAATCGCCATAGGTCGAACCCATGAAATCGATGGAAGAAATGCTCAAGGCGGCGCAGCAAGCCGCCGAAACCGTGCAGGCCCAGATGGCGGAGGCGCAGGCGAAGCTCGACAGCGTCGAGGTCGAGGGCGTGTCGGGCGGCGGACTCGTAAAGATTCGCGCCAGCGCCAAGGGCCGCATCAAGGCGATCGCGATCGACGACAGCCTGATGGTGCCTGCCGACAAGCAGATGCTCGAGGATCTCCTCGCCGCCGCGTTCAACGACGCGCGCGAAAAGGCCGATGCCGCGAGCAATGAGGAAATGGGCAGGATGACCAGCGGCCTGCCGCTGCCCCCGGGTTTCAAGCTGCCGTTTTGACGAGATGATCCTCCCTGTGGCGAAGCCATGGCGAGGGGGACCGCCGCCGCAGGCGGTGGTGGAGGGGCATCGACGTCAGCGCTATTGCCCCTCCGTCAGCGCTTCGCGCTGCCACCTCCCCATCGCTGCGCGACAGGGAGGATCGAATGGCCGTTCACCGCAGCGACATTGAATGCGGCGCATGGTACGCCATATTAGCGGTAACACCGCCACAAGAAGGACGGCGCGCCGACTGCGGGCGCCGCTCCAGGAGCCATGATGAGCCAGACTTTTCCCCTGTTGCCGCTGCGCGACATTGTTGTTTTTCCCCATATGATCGTGCCGCTGTTCGTCGGCCGCGATCGCTCGGTCGCCGCGCTCGAAGTCGCGATGGAAGCCGACAAGGAGATTTTCCTCGTCGCCCAGCTCGATCCGGGCGAGGACGATCCACAGCGCGACGACCTCTACGACGTCGGCGTGATCGCCACGGTGCTCCAGCTCCTGAAGCTCCCCGACGGCACCGTCCGCGTGCTCGTCGAGGGTAAGGAGCGCGCCAAGCTGCTCGCGCTCGAGAATGACGACAAGGCGGTATTCGCGCGCGTGACGCCGATCGCCGATGCCGAGGACGACAGCGTCGATACCGCGGCGCTGATGCGCTCGGTCGTCGACCAGTTCGAAAATTACGCCAAGCTCAACAAGAAGATGCCCGCCGAAACCGCGGTCCAGCTGTCGCAGATCGAGGATGCCTCGCGCCTCGCCGATTCGGTTGCGGGCAACCTCAACATCAAGGTGTCGGACAAGCAGGCCCTGCTCGTCGAGGGCCAGCCCGCCAAGCGGCTCGAAATGGTCTTCGCCTTCATGGAGGGCGAACTCGGCGTGCTGCAGGTCGAAAAGAAAATTCGCGGCCGCGTGAAGCGCCAGATGGAAAAGAGCCAGCGGGAATATTATCTCAACGAGCAGCTGAAGGCGATCCAGCGCGAGCTGGGCAACGACAATGGCGAGGGCGGCGACGACCTCGCCGAACTCGCGGCCAAGATCGAGGGCATGAAAATGTCCAAGGAAGCCAAGGCCAAGGCGACCGCCGAGCTCAAGAAGCTGCGGGCGATGGCGCCGATGTCGGCCGAGGCCACGGTCGTGCGCAACTATCTCGACACGCTGATCGGCCTGCCGTGGGGCAAGAAGTCGAAGCTGAAGAAGGACATCGCCAAGGCGCAGTCGGTCCTCGACGACGACCATTATGCGCTCGAAAAGGTAAAGGACCGCATCGTTGAATATCTGGCGGTGCAGGCGCGCACCAACAAGCTGAAGGGCCCGATCCTGTGCCTCGTCGGCCCTCCGGGCGTCGGCAAGACCTCGCTCGGCCGCAGCATCGCGAAAGCCACCGGCCGCGAGTTCGTGCGCCAGTCGCTTGGCGGCGTGCGCGACGAGGCCGAGATCCGCGGCCACCGCCGCACTTATATCGGCTCGCTTCCGGGCAAGATCGTGACCAACCTCAAAAAGGCCGGCACGATGAATCCGCTGTTCCTGCTCGACGAGATCGACAAGCTCGGCCAGGATTTCCGCGGCGATCCGGCTTCGGCCTTGCTCGAAGTGCTCGACCCCGAACAGAATGCGAAGTTCCAGGACCATTATCTGGAGATCGACGTCGATCTTTCGGACATCATGTTCGTGACGACGGCGAACTCATTGAACCTGCCGCAGCCGTTGCTCGACCGCATGGAGATCATCCGGCTCGAAGGTTATACCGAGGACGAGAAGGTCGAGATCGCCAAGCGCCACCTCGTCGCCAAGCAGGTCGAGGCGCATGGGCTGAAGGCCGGCGAGTTCGAGCTGACCGAAGAGGGGCTCCGCGACCTCATCCGTTACTACACCCGCGAGGCGGGCGTGCGCACGCTCGAGCGCGAGATCGCCAAGCTCGCGCGCAAGGCACTGCGCCGCATCCTCGAAGGCAAGACCGAGAGCGTGACGATCACGCCCGAAAACCTCGCCGACTTCTCGGGCGTGCGGAAATTCAAG
This window contains:
- a CDS encoding DUF3667 domain-containing protein, which produces MSGDCVHRQVGRYCPDCGKDLSPEPFDRRTVVDELVGNWWEKGVLQTLGGLFLRPGVLIRRYIESDRDILVKAVPYIAVALALNYALRARFLPGSTTTDLSVIEMLQNEPLVIPLLSAAISALVLHFIFYRSGTAGLFGTIVMRLYVLAQATLLVVFADLLMELFLANRSIGRNLARLTVGIGYTIFAVREFYAGEGRGGWIRAIAAVLSGELALILFIFTPAAMIEGAGLLD
- a CDS encoding alpha/beta hydrolase → MPDVIFPGPEGRIEGRFSPPPRPRAPVALILHPHPQGGGTMNDRITQAMYKSFVARGFAVLRFNFRGVGRSQGTFDNGIGELSDAASALDWVQSIHPEAQTTWIAGFSFGAWIGMQLLMRRPEIRGFLSVAPPANMYDFSFLAPCPSSGIIVAGGQDEIVPPSAVQKLVDKLRTQKGITIHHDEIPRANHFFEHELDQLMKSLDNYLDMRLAPDSPIR
- a CDS encoding cysteine desulfurase family protein, encoding MIYLDYQATTPLAPEAREAMLRWLEGPKGDGFANPSSTHKAGRAAAAAVEVARDQVAALLPKGGRLFFTSGATEALNWALLRGAEAMPGGVAGLSIEHAASLQCLERLHAAILPVDGEGLALPPDADLIPEGGIVAAMLVNNEVGTIQPVADFAAAAHKKNSLLLCDAVQGCGRVAIPDGPDLIAISAHKIHGPKGIGALWVRDGVDLPPLMFGGAQEQGMRSGTVSPALCAGFGAAAALAAERFDEDAAHAERLWSLALEMLPEWTINGSSERRYHGNLNIRREGVNGLRLMSDARNIAFSLGSACGSGSGKVSHVLRAMGVSEADARASIRLGWGRYTSEAALREGLQTIKDAARLQGVN
- a CDS encoding 2Fe-2S iron-sulfur cluster-binding protein, encoding MMRVTFIHADGKGRTEAEAEPGSILLDVAQAHLMPLEGTCEGQMACSTCHVIVDKADFDRLPEASEMEEDMLDLAAGARRTSRLSCQILLTPDLDGLTVHIPAESRNMQGPR
- the bla gene encoding class A beta-lactamase; this translates as MKKLLLAAAALLLASCSSVPPEPGGDTFTFSDGLRDIEERAGGRLGFAVVDHKGRLILGSNDNDRFAMCSTFKLLLAGQVLRGATRGGPSLRTPLPFTKADIVFHSPYTEANLASGELRLGFAAEQIVKVSDNAAANLILKATGGPEAFTRRMREMGDAVTRLDRFETILNENALGDPRDTTTPQAMAKSAAKIVYGDYLDPAHRKSLRQWMVDSQTGLGRIRAGLPAGWVAGDKTGSCGNAYNDVAFVELPDGGKYIVAVYLDRPKVEGAAANAIIAEVTRAIAEDLPKVPSLRQ
- a CDS encoding DNA polymerase III subunit gamma/tau, with amino-acid sequence MSDSADDEPTMLCMDLPETPAPSASSGPYRVLARKYRPQTFAELIGQDAMVKTLGNAIARDRLAHAFLMTGVRGVGKTSTARLIAKALNCIGPDGQGGPTIDPCGICEPCRAITEGRHIDVIEMDAASNTGVDDVREIIEAVRYAAVSARYKIYIIDEVHMLSRNAFNALLKTLEEPPPHVKFLFATTEVNKVPVTVLSRCQRFDLRRITPDMLFAHFSSILQKEGVEAEAPAIWLIANAAEGSVRDGLSILDQAIAHADLDGGGKVSADQVRVMLGLSDRSSIANLMATILEGDAGGAIDLARGQYALGIEPVAMVRGLMDLTHAITLAKVSRHEDPALAQVDRERIVDWAQKLGFAPLNRLWQLLLKGHDEVLRANNPLEHLEMLLLRVIYAASMPDPGELAKLLESGSFPTAPLPAPAAPAQDATASAPEPVAAEAGAPASGLTVAQIHQLLESTGNHRLAVDVYDHLRIIALEPGVIEFAAVPALADGFARELGEALLNTTGSRWQVRSGAGEGRPSLGQIRSASLADNDQRIRELPVVKAAFAAFPDAALEPSDDNRHRSNP
- a CDS encoding YbaB/EbfC family nucleoid-associated protein, which encodes MKSMEEMLKAAQQAAETVQAQMAEAQAKLDSVEVEGVSGGGLVKIRASAKGRIKAIAIDDSLMVPADKQMLEDLLAAAFNDAREKADAASNEEMGRMTSGLPLPPGFKLPF
- the lon gene encoding endopeptidase La, encoding MSQTFPLLPLRDIVVFPHMIVPLFVGRDRSVAALEVAMEADKEIFLVAQLDPGEDDPQRDDLYDVGVIATVLQLLKLPDGTVRVLVEGKERAKLLALENDDKAVFARVTPIADAEDDSVDTAALMRSVVDQFENYAKLNKKMPAETAVQLSQIEDASRLADSVAGNLNIKVSDKQALLVEGQPAKRLEMVFAFMEGELGVLQVEKKIRGRVKRQMEKSQREYYLNEQLKAIQRELGNDNGEGGDDLAELAAKIEGMKMSKEAKAKATAELKKLRAMAPMSAEATVVRNYLDTLIGLPWGKKSKLKKDIAKAQSVLDDDHYALEKVKDRIVEYLAVQARTNKLKGPILCLVGPPGVGKTSLGRSIAKATGREFVRQSLGGVRDEAEIRGHRRTYIGSLPGKIVTNLKKAGTMNPLFLLDEIDKLGQDFRGDPASALLEVLDPEQNAKFQDHYLEIDVDLSDIMFVTTANSLNLPQPLLDRMEIIRLEGYTEDEKVEIAKRHLVAKQVEAHGLKAGEFELTEEGLRDLIRYYTREAGVRTLEREIAKLARKALRRILEGKTESVTITPENLADFSGVRKFKHGMGDLEDQIGAVTGLAWTEVGGELLTIEAVTASGKGQVRTTGKLGEVMTESVQAALSFVKARAPSYGIKPSLFARKDIHIHLPEGAVPKDGPSAGIGMVTAMISTLTGIAVRKDVAMTGEVTLRGRVLPIGGLKEKLLAALRGGIKTVLIPEENEKDLVEIPKNITEGLRIIPVSHVDQVLAEALVAPVEPIEWTEADDLAASPPIATATDPESAIRH